A single genomic interval of Eurosta solidaginis isolate ZX-2024a chromosome 3, ASM4086904v1, whole genome shotgun sequence harbors:
- the LOC137244856 gene encoding uncharacterized protein, translating to MGKHKNSMPNSIFIEFMEKYPDIAKGFTKRDKPTVDDLLQQLVTSLNSAGPPQKDVNGWRKTWTEWKSDIKRKLAQNQTESRATGGGPFTKHQLSQTEETIVRICGMTKSVEGVAGNELGPNESDDELPSTSTKRPMPPVTSTPKRQRTESTGERLKKILDEDNERKLEINEKLDELIKIEKENASSIRRVYRAIEKGNESVANSVTALKDELVRNNAGILRALQEKNEIKKQQLELELQKFDYEKQKKK from the exons at gggaaagcataaaaattcaatgccaaacagtatttttattgaatttatggaaaaatatccagatattgcgaagggcttcacgaagcggGATAAGCCAACTGTTGACGATCTTTTGCAACAGTTAGTTACGTCGCTAAACAGTGCCGGTCCACCACAAAAGGATGTGAATGGATGGAGAAAG ACATGGACTGAGTGGAAAAGCGACATAAAAAGAAAGCTCGCACAAAATCAAACCGAGTCCCGAGCAACTGGTGGAGGACCCTTCACCAAGCACCAACTTTCTCAAACGGAAGAGACAATAGTGCGCATTTGTGGCATGACAAAGTCTGTGGAAGGTGTAGCTGGCAATGAACTTGGCCCCAACGAAAGTGACGATGAATTACCATCCACGTCTACGAAGCGGCCAATGCCTCCGGTTACCAGCACTCCTAAAAGGCAACGGACTGAAAGTACGGGGgagcgtttaaaaaaaattttagatgaaGACAACGAGAGAAAGCTCGAAATAAATGAGAAATTGGACGAgcttataaaaattgaaaaggaaaaCGCCAGCAGCATCAGGCGAGTCTACAGAGCCATAGAAAAAGGCAACGAATCTGTGGCTAACTCTGTAACTGCGCTGAAGGACGAACTTGTCCGTAATAATGCAGGTATTTTGCGAGCGTTGCAGGAAAAAAATGAGATAAAAAAGCAGCAACTCGAACTCGAGCTCCAAAAGTTTGAttacgaaaaacagaaaaagaaataa
- the Mapmodulin gene encoding acidic leucine-rich nuclear phosphoprotein 32 family member A isoform X1 — protein MEKRIELERRARKANQITELNLDNCRSTSIVGLTDEYTALESLSLINVGLTTLKGFPKLPNLKKLELSDNRISNGLNYLTTSPKLQYLNLSGNKIKDLETLKPLEEFKHLAVLDLFNNEATQIENYREKIFGMLKSLKFLDGFDANDVEAPSEGDDDDEVNGNDDDDEDKQNAFCLNGIEIDLDELEEFERRVKTKKQLNTTTVKQKQNVQNEIDELDELLREIKLKDAAANSISDELVPTSHDTNTQPTAYEGASNNNTNADANNAPALPFALILYWFLAILNLANATFYSCDEEDYGSSDVSTSDVSLSEVYNEDLEEDNSEWDEENAVEDDDTDEDDSDVEGDGEGGNVSAKAAAGKEKSPSNASASAAKADDADDDDKDAADEEAVDDEPQARGKKRKHDG, from the exons ATCACAGAACTAAATCTGGACAATTGCCGGAGTACAAGTATTGTTGGCCTTACAGATGAGTACACTGCGCTCGAATCCTTGAGCTTAATTAATGTTGGTTTAACCACACTTAAAGGTTTCCCCAAGTtaccaaatttaaaaaagctGGAGCTTTCAGATAATAG AATATCAAATGGCCTCAACTACTTGACAACAAGCCCAAAGTTACAATACCTAAATCTCTCGGGCAATAAAATTAAAGATCTAGAAACACTGAAACCACTGGAGGAATTCAAACACTTAGCCGTCTTGGATTTGTTTAATAACGAAGCAACACAAATTGAGAACTATCGTGAGAAAATTTTTGGCATGTTAAAATCTTTGAAATTCCTTGATGG GTTCGATGCAAATGATGTTGAAGCGCCCTCAGaaggtgatgatgatgatgaagttAATGGcaatgatgatgatgacgaaG ACAAACAAAATGCGTTTTGTCTAAATGGCATTGAAATTGATTTGGATGAGTTGGAAGAGTTTGAGAGGCGTGTGAAAACGAAGAAACAGTTGAATACAACAactgtaaaacaaaaacaaaatgttcaaaatgAAATTGATGAGTTGGACGAGTTACTAAGAGAAATAAAACTAAAAGATGCTGCGGCGAATTCTATTTCGGATGAGTTAGTCCCAACATCCCACGACACAAACACTCAACCAACAGCGTATGAAGGTGCCAGCAACAACAATACAAATGCTGATGCAAATAATGCACCTGCATTGCCGTTTGCTCTGATACTCTATTGGTTTTTAGCGATATTAAATTTGGCAAATGCCACATTTT ATTCATGTGATGAAGAAGATTACGGTAGCTCAGACGTATCAACATCGGATGTTTCATTATCAGAG GTATATAATGAAGATTTAGAGGAAGATAATTCCGAATGGGACGAAGAGAATGCTGTTGAAGATGATGACACCGATGAAGATGATAGCGATGTTGAGGGTGACGGCGAAGGCGGCAATGTGTCTGCCAAAGCAGCTGCCGGCAAAGAAAAATCACCATCAAATGCTAGTGCCAGTGCCGCAAAAGCAGATGATGCTGATGATGATGACAAAGATGCCGCTGATGAAGAAGCTGTTG aTGATGAACCGCAGGCCcgaggaaagaaaagaaagcatgatggttaa
- the Mapmodulin gene encoding acidic leucine-rich nuclear phosphoprotein 32 family member A isoform X2, with translation MEKRIELERRARKANQITELNLDNCRSTSIVGLTDEYTALESLSLINVGLTTLKGFPKLPNLKKLELSDNRISNGLNYLTTSPKLQYLNLSGNKIKDLETLKPLEEFKHLAVLDLFNNEATQIENYREKIFGMLKSLKFLDGFDANDVEAPSEGDDDDEVNGNDDDDEDSCDEEDYGSSDVSTSDVSLSEVYNEDLEEDNSEWDEENAVEDDDTDEDDSDVEGDGEGGNVSAKAAAGKEKSPSNASASAAKADDADDDDKDAADEEAVDDEPQARGKKRKHDG, from the exons ATCACAGAACTAAATCTGGACAATTGCCGGAGTACAAGTATTGTTGGCCTTACAGATGAGTACACTGCGCTCGAATCCTTGAGCTTAATTAATGTTGGTTTAACCACACTTAAAGGTTTCCCCAAGTtaccaaatttaaaaaagctGGAGCTTTCAGATAATAG AATATCAAATGGCCTCAACTACTTGACAACAAGCCCAAAGTTACAATACCTAAATCTCTCGGGCAATAAAATTAAAGATCTAGAAACACTGAAACCACTGGAGGAATTCAAACACTTAGCCGTCTTGGATTTGTTTAATAACGAAGCAACACAAATTGAGAACTATCGTGAGAAAATTTTTGGCATGTTAAAATCTTTGAAATTCCTTGATGG GTTCGATGCAAATGATGTTGAAGCGCCCTCAGaaggtgatgatgatgatgaagttAATGGcaatgatgatgatgacgaaG ATTCATGTGATGAAGAAGATTACGGTAGCTCAGACGTATCAACATCGGATGTTTCATTATCAGAG GTATATAATGAAGATTTAGAGGAAGATAATTCCGAATGGGACGAAGAGAATGCTGTTGAAGATGATGACACCGATGAAGATGATAGCGATGTTGAGGGTGACGGCGAAGGCGGCAATGTGTCTGCCAAAGCAGCTGCCGGCAAAGAAAAATCACCATCAAATGCTAGTGCCAGTGCCGCAAAAGCAGATGATGCTGATGATGATGACAAAGATGCCGCTGATGAAGAAGCTGTTG aTGATGAACCGCAGGCCcgaggaaagaaaagaaagcatgatggttaa